A region from the Salvelinus sp. IW2-2015 linkage group LG19, ASM291031v2, whole genome shotgun sequence genome encodes:
- the LOC139029273 gene encoding uncharacterized protein, producing MAAPCRKLARTGMFKGLCQIPGRSLWTQRCLVKLQALRCIPPRCLTRLYRPLTTTRSTLISTKTEQPRSTDQQKTTDTQKEQMKETEEEEGPAYIPTRKAKNPMMKIGYAWMIGLPAGIIGFILTKREVDKNRLKQLRIRQRMNRSNEGEYEGSRYRNNRLD from the exons GTTTGTGTCAGATTCCAGGCCGGTCACTATGGACACAAAGGTGCCTGGTCAAGTTACAGGCTCTGAGGTGCATTCCTCCCCGGTGTCTCACCCGACTCTACCGGCCACTGACCACCACCAGGTCGACACTGATCAGCACCAAAACAGAACAGCCGAGAAGCACCGATCAGCAGAAAACGACTGACACGCAGAAAGAGCAAATGAAagagactgaggaggaggagggaccaGCGTACATCCCCACGAGAAAGGCCAAGAACCCCATGATGAAGATCGGCTATGCCTG GATGATAGGTCTCCCTGCAGGTATAATAGGGTTCATCCTGACCAAGAGAGAGGTGGATAAGAACCGCCTGAAGCAGCTGAGGATTCGCCAGCGGATGAACCGGTCCAATGAAGGAGAGTACGAGGGCAGCCGCTACCGCAACAACAGACTGGACTGA